Proteins encoded by one window of Anticarsia gemmatalis isolate Benzon Research Colony breed Stoneville strain chromosome 15, ilAntGemm2 primary, whole genome shotgun sequence:
- the LOC142978957 gene encoding uncharacterized protein LOC142978957 has product MEEVKVCRICLVTDVRMHDLQSHPINYYLEPVTGSNLLTILNCPPLACYECAALLKKFYSFKQKCVKSQAVLYGLIDCTGKIDPTDLKLIDRQDLELFSNLATYTVTPFSVPEQPVQYEEPEDIIIAKEEPGIEDPVIETSIDIDDIKEEFELTPERIYSSDDEDDEPLSSHKKKKAEETVANPMLDIEVEIEPTEELPVTIVEPEPRKRGRPKKNSNTYIPNLNPKPKIKSKLKPKHSSKTFLDSITDLEEFINVINLTLEEQMEEIQKRKESANYLNSPFQCELCYKGFVDTLAWKHHLSKHSPSAGDIECAVCKFRFKTKRALHKHAANHEKKYACKSCPYISSNTTQAKQHQGWHKGVTYKCHHCDDIFTVWTSYMSHIRIKHPSEFICGLCGYSYVSKLGLAMHKTMMHKDIMAKGENLPAEGPYCKDCDVKFISSEAFKRHMVMSTKHSGNTKTINGCRTCGETFKHAEELRLHHRKEHARKRPKNYGKKPSNMHFPAKCEHCSEEIPNGREHWAHYRRAHPDKKYPVQKNYICDVCGKSFRGNAFLVYHKRTHSEEKAYKCSQCDKAFFNRTNLQVHQKTHSDSRPYPCSVCFKAFKNKGALTRHFRCHTGLKPYECEVCGKAFSQSNSRKLHVSTVHLKHPAPYVSRRRNKPGDKDAQPPFIF; this is encoded by the exons atggAGGAGGTGAAAGTGTGTCGTATTTGTCTTGTAACGGATGTAAGGATGCACGACTTGCAGTCGCATCCCATAAATTATTACCTTGAGCCCGTAACTGGGAGTAAT ctaTTGACTATTCTGAATTGTCCACCTTTGGCCTGCTATGAGTGTGCTGCACTTCTGAAAAAGTTTTACAGTTTCAAACAAAAGTGTGTCAAAAGTCAGGCAGTACTTTATGGGTTAATCGATTGCACTGGAAAG ATAGATCCAACAGATTTAAAACTAATAGACCGACAAGATCTTGAACTATTTTCAAATCTGGCAACATATACTGTAACACCATTCTCTGTACCCGAACAACCTGTTCAATATGAAGAACCGGAAGACATCATAATAGCTAAAGAAGAACCCGGTATAGAAGATCCCGTAATTGAGACCTCTATAGACATAGATGATATAAAGGAAGAATTTGAATTAACACCGGAGAGGATTTACTCAAGTGATGATGAGGATGATGAACCGTTGTCTTCtcataagaagaagaaggcaGAAGAGACGGTTGCGAATCCAATGCTTGATATAGAAGTGGAGATAGAA CCCACAGAAGAATTACCGGTAACTATTGTAGAACCAGAACCAAGGAAACGAGGTAGGCCTAAGAAGAACTCGAATACTTATATACCGAACCTCAATCCGAAGCCTAAAATAAAGTCTAAATTAAAACCTAAACATAGCTCCAAGACGTTTCTGGATTCTATCACGGACCTTGaagaatttattaatgttattaatttaact TTGGAGGAACAAATGGAAGAGATACAGAAGCGCAAGGAGTCGGCCAACTACTTGAACTCTCCGTTTCAATGCGAGCTGTGCTACAAGGGGTTCGTGGATACTCTCGCGTGGAAACATCACCTCAGTAAACATTCACCG AGTGCAGGCGACATAGAGTGTGCAGTGTGCAAATTCAGGTTCAAGACTAAGCGTGCGCTACACAAGCACGCGGCCAACCATGAGAAGAAATACGCTTGCAAATCATGCCCGTACATATCTTCTAACAC GACTCAAGCGAAACAGCATCAAGGCTGGCATAAAGGCGTCACATACAAATGTCATCACTGTGACGATATATTCAC CGTTTGGACATCGTACATGAGCCACATCCGCATCAAGCACCCGTCGGAGTTCATCTGCGGACTCTGCGGGTACTCGTACGTCAGCAAGCTCGGACTCGCCATGCACAAAACTATGATGCACAAGGATATCATG GCGAAAGGCGAGAACCTGCCAGCTGAAGGTCCGTACTGCAAAGACTGTGACGTCAAGTTTATATCCTCCGAAGCCTTCAAACGTCACATGGTCATGTCTACCAAGCACAGCGGGAATACAAAGACTAT CAACGGATGTCGGACATGCGGCGAGACGTTCAAGCATGCGGAAGAGTTGAGACTACATCATCGCAAGGAGCATGCGCGGAAAAGACCCAAGAACTATGGCAAGAAACCATCCAATATGCACTTCCCTGCCAAGTGTGAACAT TGTTCGGAAGAGATCCCGAACGGTCGTGAACACTGGGCTCACTACCGGCGCGCCCATCCTGACAAGAAGTATCCCGtgcagaagaattatatatgtgATGTTTGCGGCAAGAGTTTTAGG GGTAACGCGTTCCTAGTATACCACAAACGCACACATTCCGAGGAGAAAGCGTACAAATGCTCGCAGTGCGACAAGGCGTTCTTCAACCGCACCAACCTGCAGGTGCATCAGAAGACTCACAGCGACTCGCGGCCCTACCCCTGCTCCGTCTGCTTCAAGGCCTTCAAGAACAAGGGAGCGCTCACCAGGCACTTCCGA TGTCACACAGGTCTGAAACCGTACGAGTGCGAGGTGTGCGGCAAGGCGTTCTCCCAGTCCAACAGTCGCAAGCTGCACGTGAGCACCGTGCACCTCAAGCACCCCGCGCCCTACGTCAGTCGCCGCAGGAACAAGCCCGGCGACAAGGACGCACAACCACCCTTTATATTCTAA
- the Xe7 gene encoding A-kinase anchor protein 17A isoform X2, protein MEKLRKMILPDNFSVLKVSKHSSEMIRFDAELENRNALDRVISRLEGRIVQLKDYPDQLKVRVSEAKSDYPTRHDWDSFFRDATDMDEMKPGERPDTIHISNLPIRWFVHEKDRDDDAPPSENIVKKAFEKFGSIRQVDVPAADPFRMQMKSAIRGITTPPQDAAVFFEGYVQFSEYVSFVRCMDALRGRKLLRKKDDISEWCGIKVQFDKTKHMTDAAVKRRSIVRERLVARQRAKAEEEKLEKERIAKKEAKERQKLERAEREKLEKMREREERRKKKQLAKLMERDNVDLNNKVAEQQQKLLKAQKKLQAVRLIEELFRRIELRPELQRSGREDHYRPGERGARARIIDKIKRQQEELLETQRNQLKDALNGRIVIRSALETKKPKRDSSLSSASSDGRDTRRIKTERLSTPEREMEYNKATAGIYGMPYGFGYPFGCPPGYAYPPPPQTSMYYPVRGAYYPPPAEPYRRPYRGRARGRGRPRMPYFHGPDASQQYYKYFKMLTEAESRNEHDDRSRSRSRSRSRRRSYTRSRTRSRSRRRSHSRSRSRSRRSRSRRLRSRSRRSRSRSRRSRSSSSRSRSRSYRRSRSRQRRTRSRSKHHSPSPKPDRPERTDTPDKQDPQDRSSPKPRPRSRSWSSPKQGDKAWSKSPKEN, encoded by the exons ATGGAAAAGCTCCGAAAGATGATTTTACCTGATAATTTTTCCGTGTTGAAAGTGTCGAAGCATAGTTCTGAAATGATAAGGTTTGACGCCGAGTTGGAGAATCGTAATGCACTTGATAGAGTTATATCGCGGCTCGAGGGCCGTATAGTACAATTGAAGGATTATCCGGACCAGTTGAAGGTCCGAGTGTCTGAAGCTAAGTCTGATTATCCCACTCGTCACGACTGGGACTCGTTCTTCCGCGATGCGACTGACATGGATGAGATGAAGCCTGGCGAGAGGCCGGACACCATTCACATAAGTAATCTTCCAATAAGATGGTTTGTACATGAGAAGGATCGTGATGATGATGCTCCTCCTTCTGAGAACATAGTTAAGAAAGCCTTTGAGAAGTTTGGTAGTATTAGACAAGTGGATGTTCCCGCTGCCGATCCATTTAGAATGCAAATGAAATCAGCAATACGAGGAATTACTACTCCACCACAAGATGCTGCAGTGTTCTTTGAGGGTTATGTTCAATTCAGTGAATATGTAAGTTTTGTTCGCTGTATGGACGCCTTAAGAGGTCGTAAACTTCTTCGGAAGAAAGATGATATATCTGAGTGGTGTGGCATCAAGGTGCAGTTTGATAAGACTAAACACATGACTGATGCTGCAGTGAAGAGGAGGTCTATTGTGAGGGAACGACTTGTGGCACGTCAGAGAGCTAAAGCTGAGGAAGAAAAGTTAGAAAAAGAAAGAATTGCCAAAAAAGAGGCCAAAGAAAG ACAAAAACTTGAGCGTGCTGAGCGTGAGAAGTTAGAGAAAATGCGAGAGAGAGAAGAGAGAAGGAAAAAGAAGCAGCTAGCCAAACTGATGGAGAGAGACAATGTGGATCTGAACAACAAAGTAGCTGAGCAACAACAGAAGCTGCTCAAGGCACAGAAGAAACTGCAGGCTGTGCGCCTCATAGAGGAACTGTTTAGAAGAATAGAG TTGCGTCCAGAGTTACAACGCAGCGGTAGAGAGGACCACTACCGGCCGGGAGAGCGAGGCGCGCGCGCTCGTATCATTGACAAGATCAAACGACAGCAGGAGGAATTGCTCGAAACACAGCGGAATCAACTCAAAGATGCATtaaatg GTCGCATAGTGATTCGTTCCGCGTTAGAGACGAAGAAACCGAAGCGCGACTCGTCGCTGAGCTCGGCGTCGTCTGACGGCCGCGACACGCGCCGCATCAAGACAGAGAGACTGTCCACACCTGAACGAGAGATGGAGTACAATAAAGCTACTG CTGGTATCTACGGCATGCCGTACGGCTTCGGCTACCCATTCGGGTGTCCGCCGGGATACGCCTACCCGCCGCCCCCGCAAA CGTCGATGTACTACCCGGTGCGGGGCGCGTACTACCCGCCGCCGGCCGAGCCCTACCGCCGGCCCTACCGCGGCCGGGCGCGGGGCCGCGGCAGACCGCGCATGCCCTACTTCCACGGACCTGACGCCAGCCAACAGTATTACAA GTATTTCAAGATGTTAACGGAAGCAGAATCTCGCAACGAGCACGACGACCGCTCTCGCTCCCGCTCCCGCTCGCGCTCCCGGCGCCGCTCGTACACTCGCTCACGCACACGTTCACGCTCGCGGCGTCGCTCACACTCGCGCTCGCGCTCCCGCAGTCGCCGCTCCAGGAGTCGCCGCTTGAGGAGCAGGAGCCGACGGTCCAGGTCTAGGAGTAGAAGATCTCG ATCATCATCATCTCGTTCTCGATCAAGATCATACCGTCGTTCCCGCTCCCGGCAGCGTCGCACCCGCTCCCGGTCGAAGCACCACTCGCCGAGCCCGAAGCCCGACAGACCGGAGAGGACCGACACTCCGGACAAACAGGACCCTCAAGACAGAAGCTCTCCGAAGCCACGGCCACGTTCAAGAAGCTGGTCCAGCCCTAAACAAGGAGACAAAGCTTGGTCTAAAAGcccaaaagaaaattaa
- the LOC142978890 gene encoding uncharacterized protein LOC142978890: protein MSFSDEDCETLIELIRQHPPLYNAQLDSYRDENLKDNIWKSIAESINKTDSECRKKWKLIRDSYNRYKRKQKQSTGSAAPAKNSKWQFYERLRFLENTPSERQSCTSVEQEQQSSASVEEEVTNTSPGVEHEDTPHEAADTSVHNTPSKELPGTSKSTQERSNIPLNNSYEKSTSKNTKRKRQKEDEFIKFMKDRQENRNRQLESLKSQEPVDDISTFTKHIEMMLRKLSARSRAMAKTEIFNIVSKYEIGDIEGQTERPYTDSSYQLSYNSNSSYNSYSPISAASEHQTQTGLIDLTSRQSLNISSEPFLNNYGEIDQNNLDELANLP, encoded by the exons atgagtttttctgACGAAGACTGTGAGACTCTGATTGAACTTATCAGGCAGCACCCTCCGCTATACAATGCACAACTAGACTCCTACAGAGACGAAAATTTGAAGGACAATATTTGGAAAAGCATAGCTgaaagcataaataaaacag attcGGAATGCCGTAAAAAATGGAAACTGATCAGGGACTCCTACAACAGATATAAgcgcaaacaaaaacaatcgacGGGATCTGCAGCACCAGCTAAAAATTCAAAGTGGCAGTTTTATGAACGcttaagatttttagaaaacacACCATCAGAACGGCAAAGCTGCACCAGTGTAGAACAAGAACAGCAAAGCTCCGCCAGTGTAGAAGAAGAAGTTACTAATACCTCCCCAGGAGTAGAACATGAAGATACTCCTCACGAAGCCGCAGACACGTCAGTACATAACACTCCTTCAAAGGAGTTACCAGGCACTTCTAAATCTACACAAGAGAGATCTAATATACCACTAAATAACAGTTATGAAAAATCAACCTCCAAAAATACAAAGAGAAAGAGACAAAAAGAAGAtgaattcataaaatttatgaagGACAGACAGGAAAACCGAAATAGACAGCTGGAGTCATTAAAATCTCAAGAACCAGTTGATGATATATcgacatttacaaaacatattgaaatGATGCTAAGAAAATTGAGTGCACGTTCAAGAGCCATGGCAAAAacggaaatatttaatattgtctcGAAGTATGAGATCGGAGATATCGAAGGTCAAACTGAACGCCCCTATACTGATTCATCATACCAGTTATCATATAATTCAAATTCATCATACAATTCATATTCTCCGATAAGTGCAGCATCAGAACACCAAACACAGACTGGATTGATTGATTTAACATCTCGCCAATCACTAAATATTTCGAGTGAACCATTTCTAAACAATTACGGTGAAATCGACCAGAATAATTTAGATGAATTGGCAAACTTACCTTAA
- the LOC142978889 gene encoding uncharacterized protein LOC142978889 has translation MTDTTTTTSTIPMVKVKTERPDEAEIRELAAKMVEANKAKALAASVAAARPPPGGLVGVPPPGSGGQMGILNFLARKPGANAAAAAAAAEQRPAPEGDKKTPAPDEASWKGHFGWDMLGKCHIPYIYRSGEKYVAVRMVEIKLLNKYLNYLHADIYSCTCIRSYYITEIEARLLNEINNRHCDGQFGREPFTQKDLVVRLSDAYEFYNFLDVCYNKLLRGTTNSKDKCGFIRINKESVVPYTVRDNQKFVPLFYFEGETDNLKLKADQLKGWDLSYLKFCCKVQGIRNELFASETCSVISLTDIKSYFPPGTEFEEYWPNKVVDSQLLISAKGSVSGGGQWTRAPPAPPPGVVGGVGVGAGAGVSLNSVSSQSTRGRRATTQRHSPASAAMQMPHGGLSAAAVQALANGWSLPNTLTQAQTAQVLRLAQAQVAQAHVARYNNAIAAAASLPQHRSQHQRNVQFPNSALTMAMGQQPPPPLVRSTANTTTMNVPPQVTGTMNGHSTSHSVESRKRLTPIPDVSITGNHTPYRVQKALVENTMVPCINAKPYQYTELLMTLPDLASYFFPRVSLTTCRAMLDALGITLYRPNNTQLQVLRNSGKCKSAAAGENGMALVQIRDVMQHMLQFKYMLRSGLAADEPPHAAPRPAHAPPSQPKRARAN, from the exons ATGACGGACACTACTACCACAACTAGCACCATTCCTATGGTCAAGGTAAAAACTGAGAGGCCCGATGAGGCCGAGATCAGAGAGTTGGCCGCCAAGATGGTGGAGGCCAACAAGGCCAAGGCGCTCGCGGCTTCGGTGGCAGCGGCGCGGCCTCCGCCCGGCGGGCTGGTCGGCGTGCCGCCGCCCGGCTCTGGTGGTCAGATGGGTATCCTTAACTTCTTAGCCCGTAAGCCCGGCGCCAAcgctgccgccgccgccgctgcagCCGAACAGCGGCCGGCGCCTGAAGGTGACAAGAAGACTCCGGCCCCCGACGAGGCCAGTTGGAAAGGTCACTTCGGTTGGGATATGCTCGGCAAGTGTCACATACCATACATATACCGCTCCGGCGAGAAATACGTGGCGGTGAGGATGGTGGAGATCAAGCTCCTCAACAAATACCTGAACTATCTTCACGCAGACATATACTCGTGCACGTGTATAAGGAGTTACTACATCACAGAGATCGAAGCCCGGCTACTGAACGAGATAAACAACAGGCATTGTGATGGACAGTTTGGTCGGGAACCGTTTACTCAAAAAGACTTAGTAGTGAGGTTATCGGATGCCTATGAGTTCTATAACTTCTTGGACGTTTGTTACAATAAGTTATTAAGGGGAACTACAAATAGTAAGGACAAGTGTGGTTTTATAAGGATAAATAAGGAATCTGTTGTACCATATACTGTGCGGGATAACCAGAAGTTTGTACCATTGTTCTATTTTGAAGGTGAGACGgacaatttaaagttaaaagcgGACCAGTTGAAAGGGTGGGACTTATCATACTTGAAGTTCTGTTGTAAGGTGCAAGGAATTAGGAATGAATTGTTTGCAAGTGAAACATGTTCAGTGATAAGTTTAACGGACATTAAAAGTTATTTCCCGCCGGGGACTGAGTTTGAGGAGTACTGGCCCAACAAGGTTGTGGACTCACAGCTTCTCATATCTGCTAAAG GATCGGTATCAGGCGGTGGTCAATGGACGAGGGCGCCTCCCGCGCCGCCTCCGGGCGTCGTGGGGGGTGTGGGAGTGGGTGCGGGGGCGGGGGTGAGCCTCAACAGCGTGAGCAGCCAATCGACGCGGGGCCGGCGCGCGACCACGCAGAGGCATTCACCTGCCTCGGCAGCCATGCAGATGCCCCATGGAGGGCTGTCCGCCGCTGCAGTGCAAGCGCTAGCGAATGGATGGAGTCTACCAAATACGCTGACTCAAGCACAAACAGCGCAAGTGCTCAGGCTTGCACAG GCACAAGTTGCGCAGGCGCACGTCGCGCGGTACAACAACGCGATCGCAGCGGCCGCGTCGTTGCCGCAACATCGCTCGCAACACCAGCGTAATGTACAG TTTCCGAACAGTGCATTAACAATGGCGATGGGTCAGCAACCCCCTCCACCTCTGGTGAGGAGCACTGCCAACACAACGACCATGAA TGTGCCACCGCAGGTGACTGGGACAATGAATGGCCACTCAACCTCTCACTCCGTGGAGAGTCGCAAAAGGCTTACTCCCATACCAGACGTCAGTATAACTGGCAACCATACGCCGTATAGG GTACAAAAAGCGCTGGTAGAGAATACTATGGTGCCGTGTATCAACGCCAAGCCGTACCAGTACACGGAGCTGCTGATGACTCTACCAGACCTCGCCAGCTACTTCTTCCCGCGGGTTTCGCTCACCACCTGCCGCGCCATGCTTGATGCGCTCGGCATCACTTTGTACAGACCTAACAA TACCCAGCTGCAAGTGCTGCGCAACTCGGGCAAGTGCAagtcggcggcggcgggcgaGAACGGCATGGCGCTGGTGCAGATCCGCGACGTGATGCAGCACATGCTGCAGTTCAAGTACATGCTGCGCTCGGGGCTGGCGGCCGACGAGCCGCCGCACGCCGCCCCGCGCCCTGCGCATGCGCCGCCCTCGCAGCCCAAGCGAGCTCGCGCTAACTga
- the Xe7 gene encoding A-kinase anchor protein 17A isoform X1 — protein MNIQVCRDPSDAVALYLPQRLYLKSFAKLNISVQLPSNKVHGKSISNWELMEKLRKMILPDNFSVLKVSKHSSEMIRFDAELENRNALDRVISRLEGRIVQLKDYPDQLKVRVSEAKSDYPTRHDWDSFFRDATDMDEMKPGERPDTIHISNLPIRWFVHEKDRDDDAPPSENIVKKAFEKFGSIRQVDVPAADPFRMQMKSAIRGITTPPQDAAVFFEGYVQFSEYVSFVRCMDALRGRKLLRKKDDISEWCGIKVQFDKTKHMTDAAVKRRSIVRERLVARQRAKAEEEKLEKERIAKKEAKERQKLERAEREKLEKMREREERRKKKQLAKLMERDNVDLNNKVAEQQQKLLKAQKKLQAVRLIEELFRRIELRPELQRSGREDHYRPGERGARARIIDKIKRQQEELLETQRNQLKDALNGRIVIRSALETKKPKRDSSLSSASSDGRDTRRIKTERLSTPEREMEYNKATAGIYGMPYGFGYPFGCPPGYAYPPPPQTSMYYPVRGAYYPPPAEPYRRPYRGRARGRGRPRMPYFHGPDASQQYYKYFKMLTEAESRNEHDDRSRSRSRSRSRRRSYTRSRTRSRSRRRSHSRSRSRSRRSRSRRLRSRSRRSRSRSRRSRSSSSRSRSRSYRRSRSRQRRTRSRSKHHSPSPKPDRPERTDTPDKQDPQDRSSPKPRPRSRSWSSPKQGDKAWSKSPKEN, from the exons ATGAATATTCAAGTATGCAGGGACCCGTCAGACGCTGTGGCTCTGTATTTGCCGCAGCGTTTGTACCTCAAATCTTTTGCAAAGCTTAACATTTCTGTCCAGCTCCCTTCCAACAAGGTACACGGCAAGTCGATATCGAACTGGGAACTCATGGAAAAGCTCCGAAAGATGATTTTACCTGATAATTTTTCCGTGTTGAAAGTGTCGAAGCATAGTTCTGAAATGATAAGGTTTGACGCCGAGTTGGAGAATCGTAATGCACTTGATAGAGTTATATCGCGGCTCGAGGGCCGTATAGTACAATTGAAGGATTATCCGGACCAGTTGAAGGTCCGAGTGTCTGAAGCTAAGTCTGATTATCCCACTCGTCACGACTGGGACTCGTTCTTCCGCGATGCGACTGACATGGATGAGATGAAGCCTGGCGAGAGGCCGGACACCATTCACATAAGTAATCTTCCAATAAGATGGTTTGTACATGAGAAGGATCGTGATGATGATGCTCCTCCTTCTGAGAACATAGTTAAGAAAGCCTTTGAGAAGTTTGGTAGTATTAGACAAGTGGATGTTCCCGCTGCCGATCCATTTAGAATGCAAATGAAATCAGCAATACGAGGAATTACTACTCCACCACAAGATGCTGCAGTGTTCTTTGAGGGTTATGTTCAATTCAGTGAATATGTAAGTTTTGTTCGCTGTATGGACGCCTTAAGAGGTCGTAAACTTCTTCGGAAGAAAGATGATATATCTGAGTGGTGTGGCATCAAGGTGCAGTTTGATAAGACTAAACACATGACTGATGCTGCAGTGAAGAGGAGGTCTATTGTGAGGGAACGACTTGTGGCACGTCAGAGAGCTAAAGCTGAGGAAGAAAAGTTAGAAAAAGAAAGAATTGCCAAAAAAGAGGCCAAAGAAAG ACAAAAACTTGAGCGTGCTGAGCGTGAGAAGTTAGAGAAAATGCGAGAGAGAGAAGAGAGAAGGAAAAAGAAGCAGCTAGCCAAACTGATGGAGAGAGACAATGTGGATCTGAACAACAAAGTAGCTGAGCAACAACAGAAGCTGCTCAAGGCACAGAAGAAACTGCAGGCTGTGCGCCTCATAGAGGAACTGTTTAGAAGAATAGAG TTGCGTCCAGAGTTACAACGCAGCGGTAGAGAGGACCACTACCGGCCGGGAGAGCGAGGCGCGCGCGCTCGTATCATTGACAAGATCAAACGACAGCAGGAGGAATTGCTCGAAACACAGCGGAATCAACTCAAAGATGCATtaaatg GTCGCATAGTGATTCGTTCCGCGTTAGAGACGAAGAAACCGAAGCGCGACTCGTCGCTGAGCTCGGCGTCGTCTGACGGCCGCGACACGCGCCGCATCAAGACAGAGAGACTGTCCACACCTGAACGAGAGATGGAGTACAATAAAGCTACTG CTGGTATCTACGGCATGCCGTACGGCTTCGGCTACCCATTCGGGTGTCCGCCGGGATACGCCTACCCGCCGCCCCCGCAAA CGTCGATGTACTACCCGGTGCGGGGCGCGTACTACCCGCCGCCGGCCGAGCCCTACCGCCGGCCCTACCGCGGCCGGGCGCGGGGCCGCGGCAGACCGCGCATGCCCTACTTCCACGGACCTGACGCCAGCCAACAGTATTACAA GTATTTCAAGATGTTAACGGAAGCAGAATCTCGCAACGAGCACGACGACCGCTCTCGCTCCCGCTCCCGCTCGCGCTCCCGGCGCCGCTCGTACACTCGCTCACGCACACGTTCACGCTCGCGGCGTCGCTCACACTCGCGCTCGCGCTCCCGCAGTCGCCGCTCCAGGAGTCGCCGCTTGAGGAGCAGGAGCCGACGGTCCAGGTCTAGGAGTAGAAGATCTCG ATCATCATCATCTCGTTCTCGATCAAGATCATACCGTCGTTCCCGCTCCCGGCAGCGTCGCACCCGCTCCCGGTCGAAGCACCACTCGCCGAGCCCGAAGCCCGACAGACCGGAGAGGACCGACACTCCGGACAAACAGGACCCTCAAGACAGAAGCTCTCCGAAGCCACGGCCACGTTCAAGAAGCTGGTCCAGCCCTAAACAAGGAGACAAAGCTTGGTCTAAAAGcccaaaagaaaattaa